In Methanooceanicella nereidis, a single window of DNA contains:
- the eno gene encoding phosphopyruvate hydratase translates to MTIIQDILARKIFDSRGNPTIEVEVYTDSGFGRAAAPAGASTGTYEAVVIPVDDAILKLETEVAEQLVGEDASMQADIDYLLHEIDGTDNFSNIGGNTSVAISMAVAWAAADAYNLPLYRYLSGPYQRIPYPLGNALGGGAHAKGATDIQEFLITPVGASLIDEAVYANTLVHKRVKKLLTDEGVVCGKGDEGGWAPQVTDAKAFEIVSKAVDEVSDEMGFEIRFGLDVAATELWNGSHYVYKDRKRTTEEQIEYIAGLIDEYDLYYVEDPLHENDFEGFASLTEKVGDRCIICGDDLFVTNVDRITKGIEMFAANAVLIKPNQIGTVTDTFNAIQLARKYGYSCIMSHRSGETTDNTIAHLSVAFGCELIKTGIVGGERIAKLNELIRIGEEIGSDRMTES, encoded by the coding sequence ATGACAATAATTCAGGATATTCTCGCCAGAAAGATCTTTGACAGTAGAGGAAACCCGACCATAGAGGTCGAAGTATATACTGATAGCGGCTTTGGCCGGGCAGCAGCACCTGCGGGCGCATCAACGGGCACGTACGAGGCTGTCGTGATACCGGTGGACGATGCAATATTAAAGCTCGAGACCGAAGTGGCAGAGCAACTGGTCGGCGAGGACGCGTCAATGCAGGCCGATATCGATTACCTGCTCCATGAAATAGACGGCACGGATAATTTTAGCAACATAGGTGGAAACACTTCCGTCGCAATATCGATGGCAGTGGCCTGGGCGGCAGCGGACGCTTATAACTTACCGCTTTACAGGTACCTGAGCGGCCCTTACCAGAGAATACCTTACCCGCTCGGAAACGCACTGGGCGGAGGAGCTCATGCGAAGGGCGCTACCGACATTCAGGAATTTCTTATCACACCCGTAGGCGCGTCTCTCATCGACGAGGCTGTATATGCGAACACACTGGTCCATAAGAGGGTCAAGAAGCTCCTTACGGACGAGGGCGTCGTGTGCGGCAAAGGCGATGAGGGCGGATGGGCGCCACAGGTAACTGATGCAAAGGCGTTCGAAATAGTCAGCAAAGCTGTAGACGAAGTTTCCGACGAGATGGGATTCGAGATAAGGTTCGGCCTTGACGTGGCCGCTACCGAGCTCTGGAACGGCAGCCATTATGTCTATAAGGACCGTAAGCGCACCACAGAGGAACAGATCGAATACATCGCAGGCCTCATCGACGAGTATGACCTATACTACGTCGAGGACCCATTACATGAGAACGACTTCGAAGGCTTCGCGAGCCTGACGGAGAAGGTAGGCGACAGATGCATAATCTGCGGAGACGACCTCTTCGTGACGAACGTTGACAGGATCACAAAAGGTATCGAGATGTTCGCCGCTAATGCGGTACTCATCAAGCCGAACCAGATCGGTACGGTCACCGATACCTTCAACGCGATACAGCTCGCCAGAAAATATGGCTACTCATGCATTATGTCACACAGGAGCGGCGAGACGACGGACAATACAATAGCACACTTATCCGTCGC
- a CDS encoding DNA-directed RNA polymerase subunit K, with protein sequence MSNKAASKLQKEEYTRYERARIVGARALQISMGAPVLVKDINTVEPIEVALIELERNVIPITVKKTNKSARREVTAS encoded by the coding sequence TTGAGCAATAAGGCAGCAAGTAAATTACAAAAAGAAGAGTATACACGCTATGAGCGTGCCCGTATAGTAGGCGCCAGAGCATTACAGATATCAATGGGAGCGCCTGTCCTCGTAAAAGACATTAACACGGTCGAGCCGATAGAGGTGGCATTAATAGAGCTGGAGCGTAACGTTATCCCAATTACTGTTAAAAAGACCAATAAATCAGCGAGGCGGGAAGTAACAGCATCCTAA
- a CDS encoding DNA-directed RNA polymerase subunit N produces MIPVRCFTCGKVVSNVWEEYKARVEERKKNLPKGEVLRVGDIMDDLGLERYCCRRMLLSHVELVDVLAPYQ; encoded by the coding sequence ATGATACCTGTAAGATGTTTCACCTGCGGAAAGGTCGTCTCAAACGTATGGGAAGAATACAAGGCCCGCGTTGAGGAGCGCAAAAAGAACCTTCCCAAGGGTGAAGTATTAAGGGTCGGGGACATCATGGATGACCTTGGCCTTGAGCGATACTGCTGCAGACGCATGCTGTTATCGCACGTCGAGCTAGTCGACGTACTGGCACCGTACCAGTAA
- a CDS encoding 30S ribosomal protein S9, translated as MVKVLTTSGKRKTAIARAVVKKGTGVIRINKQLLKNMENELLRLKISEPLLIAGPEIANSFDIDVDVRGGGIMGQAEAARCAISRGIVNWTNDVALRDAFLTHDRNLLVNDVRQKESKKYGGPGARAKIQKSYR; from the coding sequence ATGGTAAAAGTATTGACCACCAGCGGAAAGAGAAAGACCGCCATCGCAAGGGCCGTTGTAAAGAAGGGTACCGGCGTGATAAGGATCAACAAGCAGCTCTTGAAGAACATGGAGAATGAGCTTCTGAGATTAAAGATATCCGAGCCCTTATTAATAGCAGGGCCCGAGATAGCAAACAGCTTCGACATTGACGTAGATGTCCGCGGCGGAGGCATAATGGGCCAGGCAGAGGCCGCAAGATGCGCCATCTCAAGGGGCATTGTCAACTGGACGAACGACGTAGCACTTCGTGACGCTTTCCTGACACATGACAGAAACCTTCTGGTCAACGACGTCAGGCAGAAAGAGTCGAAGAAATACGGCGGACCCGGAGCAAGAGCAAAGATCCAGAAGTCGTACCGTTAA
- a CDS encoding 50S ribosomal protein L13: MVLINAQGLIVGRLASIVAKKLLEGDEVTIINAEKAVLSGSKKSTFEEYKQAYERGTKEKGPYFPKRPDAILKRTVRGMLPYKRQRGRDAMARLKIFIGTPIEFNGQPSITLEKASVDRLSSFRYMELGELSKQLGAKF, from the coding sequence ATGGTATTAATCAACGCACAGGGACTTATTGTCGGCAGGCTCGCAAGCATCGTCGCGAAAAAGCTTTTAGAGGGCGATGAAGTCACTATCATCAATGCCGAAAAGGCAGTATTATCCGGTTCTAAGAAGAGCACTTTCGAGGAATACAAGCAGGCATACGAGCGCGGTACCAAAGAAAAGGGCCCGTACTTCCCGAAGAGGCCGGACGCCATCCTTAAGAGGACTGTCAGGGGCATGCTCCCGTACAAGAGACAGCGCGGAAGGGACGCAATGGCAAGGCTTAAGATCTTCATCGGAACGCCTATTGAATTCAACGGCCAGCCCTCCATAACACTGGAGAAGGCAAGTGTAGACCGCCTCAGCTCATTCAGGTACATGGAGCTGGGCGAACTCTCAAAGCAGCTAGGAGCAAAGTTCTGA
- a CDS encoding 50S ribosomal protein L18e encodes MKRVKKTNPRLLKLINDLKAKSREQNVGFWRDIAERLEKPNRNFAEVNLSKINRFSNDNEFIIVPGKVLGAGSIDHPVNVAALNFSLTAEVLITGANGKCMSIEQLMQANPTGKGVRILK; translated from the coding sequence ATGAAGAGAGTTAAAAAGACTAACCCAAGGTTGTTAAAGCTTATCAACGACCTCAAAGCAAAATCCAGGGAACAGAACGTTGGTTTCTGGAGAGACATCGCCGAGAGGCTGGAGAAGCCGAACAGGAATTTCGCAGAGGTCAACCTCAGCAAGATAAACAGGTTCAGCAACGATAACGAGTTCATTATAGTCCCGGGTAAGGTACTGGGCGCAGGAAGCATCGACCACCCGGTGAACGTTGCGGCACTTAACTTCAGTTTAACTGCAGAGGTACTGATCACCGGTGCTAACGGCAAGTGCATGTCAATCGAGCAGCTTATGCAGGCAAATCCGACGGGCAAGGGAGTCCGTATCTTAAAATAA
- a CDS encoding mechanosensitive ion channel family protein produces MYQTSTPGVTRLTSYLELANLLIANADKIAISIGIIIIAYLLNGVFIGILDRYSRDKKMPAEMLKSIKRLVSYLIAALVVVTVLGIFGIRLDSLILSLGLISLVVALGSQTLISNLLGGTIVFLERSFVIGDLIKVGDNIGEVQNISIRTTTIKGLNGLNIVVPNASFLNSPIINYTRNRSYLIKIPFMMPRGADISGLEGELMERAGEIPGLKPELGINIYKTNINKDNVSYEVHIWITDPRESEKAQTSIINIINGFYPS; encoded by the coding sequence ATGTATCAGACCTCCACGCCCGGCGTCACCAGATTGACATCCTATCTTGAGCTCGCGAACCTGTTGATAGCCAACGCGGACAAGATCGCTATCTCAATCGGGATCATAATTATCGCATATTTGCTGAACGGCGTGTTCATCGGTATCCTGGACCGGTATAGCCGCGATAAAAAAATGCCTGCGGAGATGCTCAAGTCGATAAAACGGCTCGTGTCTTACCTGATCGCAGCACTTGTCGTGGTAACTGTCCTGGGCATATTTGGCATACGACTGGATTCATTGATACTCAGCCTCGGGCTTATCAGCCTTGTAGTCGCCTTAGGCTCACAGACCCTGATATCTAACCTTCTGGGCGGAACTATCGTATTCCTTGAACGGTCGTTTGTCATAGGTGACTTAATAAAGGTCGGCGACAATATCGGGGAAGTCCAGAACATCAGCATAAGGACCACCACCATCAAAGGCCTGAACGGCCTTAACATCGTGGTGCCCAACGCCAGTTTCCTGAACTCGCCCATAATAAACTATACCCGTAACAGGTCATATCTCATAAAAATACCATTTATGATGCCAAGAGGAGCGGACATATCCGGACTGGAGGGAGAATTGATGGAGCGGGCAGGGGAGATACCCGGCTTAAAACCTGAACTCGGCATCAACATCTATAAGACTAACATAAATAAGGATAATGTCAGCTATGAAGTACACATATGGATAACCGATCCCCGGGAATCCGAAAAGGCGCAGACCAGTATTATCAATATCATCAACGGCTTTTATCCTTCTTAA